A genome region from Pseudomonas anguilliseptica includes the following:
- a CDS encoding DUF3313 family protein, with the protein MQLKALALGLSVTVLLAGCASKTTQPSQYSGFLSDYSQLQPAQSASGAPVMRWVSPDFKAQNYRSVLVEKPVFYPAPTPRETLNKTS; encoded by the coding sequence ATGCAACTCAAAGCCCTAGCCCTTGGCCTGTCCGTAACCGTGCTGCTGGCCGGTTGCGCCAGCAAAACCACCCAACCGTCGCAATACTCCGGCTTTCTCAGTGATTACTCGCAGTTGCAGCCGGCGCAGTCGGCCAGCGGGGCGCCGGTGATGCGCTGGGTATCGCCAGACTTCAAAGCGCAGAACTACCGTTCGGTGCTAGTGGAGAAGCCGGTGTTCTATCCCGCTCCAACCCCTAGGGAAACTCTGAATAAGACTTCCTGA